A stretch of the Salarias fasciatus chromosome 3, fSalaFa1.1, whole genome shotgun sequence genome encodes the following:
- the trmt10a gene encoding tRNA methyltransferase 10 homolog A: MEAPAEPETPEERLKEETQVQQEQKAEEESAAEVQSLSKRQRKKLQRQLKWEEEREARKQKRKDRKQQRRQQRQNQPEEERGQQSSRKRPCRESSPCSLKLVLDCSFDSLMLIKDIRKLHKQIQRCYAENRRAKSPVQFYLTSFGGQLKESMDEKDKGWVNWKDVTISPEHYSDVVPRDQLVYLTSDSPNVLQELDQTKAYVIGGLVDHNHHKGITFERAKEQGIEHAQLPLSSFVRMNSRKVLAVNHVFEIVLAYLETGSWRDAFFTVLPLRKGAVAVDADGMSAEENEDVEETQNSGQTDGSQQS; this comes from the exons ATGGAGGCGCCCGCTGAGCCGGAAACACCCGAAGAGAGGCTCAAAGAAGAGACTCAAGtccagcaggagcagaaagCTGAGGAGGAGTCTGCTGCAGAGGTCCAGTCTCTGTCCAAACggcagaggaagaagctccagcgGCAGCTcaagtgggaggaggagagggaggcccGGAA ACAGAAACgaaaagacagaaagcagcagcggCGTCAGCAGAGGCAGAATCAGCCGGAGGAGGAAAGAGGCCAGCAGAGCTCCAGGAAGCGGCCGTGCAGAGAGAGCTCCCCCTGCTCCCTGAAGCTGGTGTTGGACTGCAGCTTCGACAGCTTGATGCTCATCAAG GATATCCGGAAGCTTCACAAACAAATCCAGCGGTGTTATGCCGAGAACAGACGAGCGAAGAGTCCGGTGCAG TTTTATCTGACGAGCTTCGGAGGACAGCTGAAAGAGAGCATGGACGAGAAGGACAAGGGCTGGGTGAACTGGAAG GACGTGACCATCAGCCCGGAGCACTACAGCGACGTCGTCCCCAGAGACCAGCTGGTGTACCTGACCTCCGACTCCCCCAAcgtgctgcaggagctggaccaAACCAAGGCCTACGTGATCGGAGGCCTGGTGGACCACAACCACCACAAG GGCATCACCTTTGAACGGGCCAAAGAGCAGGGAATCGAACACGCCCAGCTGCCTCTGAGCAGCTTCGTCAGGATGAACAGCAGGAAGGTTCTGGCCGTCAATCACG TGTTCGAGATCGTCCTGGCGTACCTGGAGACGGGCAGCTGGCGGGACGCCTTCTTCACCGTCCTGCCGCTGCGGAAAGGAGCCGTGGCCGTCGACGCCGACGGGATGAGCGCCGAAGAAAATGAGGACGTAGAGGAAACACAGAACTCAGGACAAACAGACGGCTCTCAGCAGAGCTGA